The Thermogemmata fonticola nucleotide sequence GGTGGGAAAACCGCTTGTCCCGTGACGTTGGGAGTAAGGGACGGACCAACTCGGTCCGTAAGCGAACAGGCCGCAATCGGCCGGCGGGCGGGAAACTCGGTCTCCGAGGCAGGCGGACTAGGGATGATCTAGCACCCCCCGCCGCAAGAGCAAGCGGGAAAATGGCAAAAATGCCGCCCTGGGGAAACGTCGAGAAAAGGAACCTGGGCAACGTGGAGCCTGCGGCAGGTCAGCCCGGAGCGAGTCGAGGCGGGCGGGGAAGGATGGGGAGCAGTCGGGGTGGTCAACGGCAGCGGTAGAAACCCCCGACAAAGACGATCGGCGGCCGAGGTGGCGGGACATACACCGGGCGGACGATGACCGGAGCGGCCACCACCGGCGGCGGCATCCACCACGGCGACCACGGCGACTCGTAAATGATCGTCGTACTGCTCGACGAACGCAGCCCCGACGACGGCAGCACCGGCGGACGCGACTGCATCTCCGCAATCACCCGCGGTGACACCCCGTTGGCCTTGAGCCAGTCCAAATCGGACGTGGTCAATTGGAAGGTGCTCCCGGTGGCCCGGATTTGATTGATGATAACCTGTTCATCATGCCCCTGTTGTGTCAAGTGGACGACATCCGTTAGGCCCAGCTTCTGGGGTGCGCTTGCCGCCGTGGCTGCGGCCTGTTGCAGGGCGAGTTGTTCCCGTCGTTCTTCTTTGTCTGCCTCGTTGCCGATGAGGCCGCCGATCCCCGCTCCGGCTAGCCCGCCGATGAGCGCGCCGGTACGCGGGTTGCCCGTCGCGGCTCCCACACCTAAGCCCGCTGCGGTTCCCAACGCCCCGCCAATAGCTGCCCCCGTTTGCGCTTGGTTCATATGTTCGCAGCCGCCGCTCGCCACAAGGCCGGCAAGCAGAACCCACGCGAACCCGACTCGTGCTTGCATACCCCTCATCCCCCTCTCAATCTCCGACCGACCCCGGCGTATAGCTCCCGGCCTCCCGCTTGTCAAGAGCACTCCACCACCTTGGCCGCTCGGGGTGTAACTAGATTTTCTGGGGGTGGGGGCTGAACC carries:
- a CDS encoding glycine zipper domain-containing protein, which codes for MQARVGFAWVLLAGLVASGGCEHMNQAQTGAAIGGALGTAAGLGVGAATGNPRTGALIGGLAGAGIGGLIGNEADKEERREQLALQQAAATAASAPQKLGLTDVVHLTQQGHDEQVIINQIRATGSTFQLTTSDLDWLKANGVSPRVIAEMQSRPPVLPSSGLRSSSSTTIIYESPWSPWWMPPPVVAAPVIVRPVYVPPPRPPIVFVGGFYRCR